The following is a genomic window from Actinomadura rubteroloni.
CCGGGCGGGACCGGCGCGAGGTGACCGTCCGGCTGACCACCGACGGGCGGCGGCTGCTGGAGCGGCTGCGCGTGCGGCGCCGCGAGGAGCTGGGCCGGATCCTGTCGGGGATGCCCGCCCAGGCGCGGCAGTCGCTCGTCTGGGGGCTGGCGGAGTTCTCCGCCGCGGCCGGACGCCACACCTGAGCATTTTCGTCCGATTTCCCCCGGGCAAAAGCAGAGTTATGTCCGATCAAGCGAACTTGTCGCCGTCATTCCGGAAATAAACGCCATTAACGGGGAATGGCAAGAGCCCGGCGGGAAAAGTCCCGCCGGATTCCCCGAAAATCCGAACACGCTCCCTTCTCCCCCCGCTAGCATCCCCGGCGAGATGACGACCGTAAACCTTTCCCCCGAGCTGCTTATCGGGTCGGACATCACGCCTCCCGGAGGGGGCTCTTCCATGAGAACGCACCGCACCCGCCCGCGCGCCCGCGCGGCCGTGATCCTGCCGCCCGTGGCCGCGCTGGCCCTGGTCCTCGGGGGGTGCGGGCAGTCGCCGGACGCCGCCACGGCGGACGACCGGCCCGTGTCCGCGGCGTCCCCCACCGGGAAGACGCCCGAGACGACCACGTACGCGAAGATCCCCGCGTTGGCCCGGGACACCGGCGCCGCCGACGGCGGCGACGGCACGGTCGTGCACCCGACCGCGCCGCGCCCCGTCTACGACCGGCCCGGCGGACGGCAGGTGGCCGTGCTCCCCGTGACGGAGCTGGGCGGGCCCACCTGGGTGCCCGTCGTCGAACGCTCCGGCACCTGGTCGCGCGTCCTGCTCCCGAGCAGGCCCGACCAGGCCGCCGGCTGGATCTCCGGCGAGGACGGGCTCCGCGCCGCCCGCTCGCCGTACACGGTCAAGGTCGACACGGCGCGCCGCACGCTCACGCTGGAGAAGTCCGGCAGGAGCGTCGGCACGTGGAAGGTCGCCGTCGGGGCCGCGAACACGCCCACGCCGGCCGGACGGACGTTCGTCCTCGCCCAGCTCGCTCCGGCCAAGAAGTCGCCGAGCCCGCTGGTCATCCCGCTCGGCACGCACTCGGCGTCGCTGGACACCTTCGGCGGGGGGCCGGGCACCGTGGCGTTCCACGGCTGGCCGGACGCCTCGGTCTTCGGGAAGGCCGTCTCGCACGGCTGCGTCCGGGTGCCGGACGCGGCGCTGCGCGAGCTGTCCCGCGTTCCGCTCGGGACGGTCGTCCTCATCTCCGGCTGACCCCCCGGGCCAGCCGTACCCAGCATGTGAACTAGGAGTCGATCCATGTCCTCGATGAAGGCCCGCCTCGCCCAGATCGGCCTGGTCGCCGCCGCCGTCGGCGTCGCCGCCGCCACCCCCGCGGGCGCCGCGGCCCCGGCCGCGACCCCCGGCAGCACGGCGTTCGGGCTGACGGCGACCGGGCCGGTCTCGGTGCCGCCGCTGCCGCTCGCGCAGTCCGCCGCGGCCACCGTCACGCGCAGCCTCGCGCGGGTGAACCCCGACAAGCTGGTCGACGTCGGCGTCCTCAACGTGAAGGCGTCGCGCGGCTTCGCGTCGTCGGAGGTCGCGAAGCTGAAGGTCCCGAGCGCGGGGCTGTTCGCCGAGGCCGTCACCGCCAAGTGCCAGGCCGGGCGCGGCACGTCCCACGTCGTGAACGCGCTGGTCGCCGGCAAGCGGCTCGCGGTGAGCCCGCCGCCGAACACGACCGTCCCGTTCCACGTGGACGGGCTCGGTGACGGCTCGGTCGTCCTCAACAAGCAGGAGCGGCTGCCCGACGGCCGGCTGCGCGTGACGGCGCTGTCGGCGACCGTCCCGCTCGGCGGCGGCAAGGCGCAGACGCTCTCGGTCGCGTCGGCGACCTGCGGCGCCCCGGCGCACGTGGTGAAGCCGGTCAAGCCGGTGAAGCCCGTCAAGCCGGTGAAGCCGCACACGCCGAAGAACGCGGCGCCCAAGCCGAAGCCGGTCCAGGGGGACCTGCCGGTCACCGGCTGATCGTCGGTCCACGGCCCCGTTCCGCGCTGCGGGACGGGGCCGTTCTCATCCCACCAGGGACTTCTCGAAGTGCACGACGGCGCCGTCGCGGTGCATCCGGTCGGAGATGTCGAGCTGCTCGGTGCACGCGCGGATGAGCTGGAGGCCGCGTCCGCTCTCGGCGTGCGGCGGCGCCTGCGCCTCGTCCCAGGGCTGCGCGCCCTTGCCGTGCCCGCCGCCGTCGATGACGTCCACGACGCAGCGCAGGCCGTCCATCAGCGCGCGGACCTCGTACTCGTGGCTGGCCCGCGCGTGCTGGATGACGTTCGCGCAGGCCTCGCCCAGGGCGAGTGCGATGTCGGCGCGCACGCCGGGCTCCACCCCGAGCCCGCGCAGGGAGGCGTCGATCGTGTGCCGGGCCAGCGGAGCGCTGCCGGCGTCCCGGGGCAGGGTCATCTCGATCACGACCTTCATACCGGATCGCCTCCGTTTCCCTCGACAATGGCAGACTGCCCCCGGTGCGGCGCCGGAAACGCCGGAGACGCGGAAACCCGGCTGCGACGCCAGGGACGGCAGGGGTTCGCCCGATTTTGACCGACGATCAATGCGCTCTCTACGTCTTCCCTGACTCGCTCGTCCTATTCCGGCGTGATGATCATGGCTTTGCCGCCGTCGGCCGCTCCCTTGGCCGGTGCGCGGGAACGTACCGGGCGCCGATGATCATCAAGGGAAGGGCTGCCATGAGCGACGACTTCGTCCTGGACGTCAGCAGGATCCGCGCCGAGGTGCGGGAGAAGATGCAGGAGGGGCCGATCACCGAGACCTACGGGCGCGACAGCACGCGGGTCATCGAGGTCCTCAACGACGTCGTCGCGACCGAGGTCGTCTGCTGGCTGCGGTACACGCGGCACGCGATCTCGGCGACGGGCATCGACCGCGCCCAGGTGTCGGCGGAGTTCAAGGAGCACGCCAAGGAGGAGCTGGACCACGCGCTGCGCGCCGCCGACCGCGTCAACCAGCTCGGCGGCGAGCCCGCGTTCGACCCGGCCAAGCTCGCCGAGCGCGCCGCCACCGACTACACGACGCCGCCCGACGGCGACCTCGACCAGATGCTGCGCGACAACCTGGAGGCCGAGCGGATCGTCATCTCCACCTACCAGGAGATCATCCGCTGGCTCGGCGACGGCGACCCGACGACCCGCCGCCTGATGGAGTCCATCCTCGAAGAGGAGGAGGACCACGCCGACGACCTGGTCGACCTGCTCGGCATCTGACGTCAGGCCCGGGGCGCGAGCCGTCCCGGGAGGTCGGCCAGGGGGTAGCGCTTCCAGAAGTAGGCGTCGGCGGCGTGCTGGTCGCCGGGGTAGTTGACGGCCTCGGCGATCCGGTTCCGCTCGACGCGGAACGCCAGCGCCCACATGATGTCGAGGCCCTTGGGGCGGGTGCTCCAGCCCCGGTGCAGGTCGACGACCCAGTCGCCGTCGGCCGCGAGGAAGATCGTCTCGGCGCGGAACCCGGCGCGGGCGAGTTCGGCGAAGAACGCGAGGACCTCGTCCACGCCCTCCTTGGTGCCCGCGAGCGGGTGGTGTCCGGGGATCGTCCACCGGATGCCCGGGGCGAAGTACCGCTCGCGGAGCGCGGTGAGGTCGCCCGCGGCGTAGGCGGCGTAGTAGCCGCGGATCAGCGCGACGTTCGGGTGCTCCCCGGCCTCGGCCGCGCGGGGGACGGCGACGGACGCCGCAACGCCGGCCGCCCCGACGGTCGCGGCGCGCAGCAGGGTGGCGCGGGAGATGTCGGCCATGGGGGTTCCTTCCGTGGTCAGGCGGTGAGGTAGCCGCCGGAGGCGTCGACGTCGGTGCCGACGACCGCCGACGCGTCGGCGGACGCGAGCCAGAGGATCACGCGGGCGATCTCGTCGGGCCGGACGATGCGCTTGATCGGGTACTCGGCCGCGATCTGCTCGTAGGTCATGCCGAACGCCTCGGCGGCGCGGCGCAGCATCGGCGTGTCGACCGCGCCGGGCGCGAGCGCGTTGACGCGGATGTTCTCGTCCGCGTACTCCAGCGCGGCGACCTTGGTGAGCGAGGCGACCGCGTGCTTGCTGGCGTTGTAGGGCGCGATGGTCGCGAAGCCGACCTCGGCGGAGATCGACGCGGTGTTGACGATGACGCCGCCGCGCTGGCGGAGCATGTGGGGAAGCTCGTACTTCATCGACAGGAAGACGCCCCGGGCATTGGTGTGCCAGACGCGGTCGAAGTCGGCGGCGGACTGTTCGTGCAGCGGGGCGGCGCGCGGGGTCTCGATCCCGGCGTTGTTGACGGCGACGTCGATGCGTCCGTAGCGCCGGACGCAGGCGTCGACCAGGCCCCTGACGTCCGACTCGTCGCGCACGTCCGCGCGGTGGAAGACCGCTTCGCCGCCGGACGCGCGGATCTCGCGCTCGACCTCCGCGCCGAGGGCGGCGCGGCGGCCGCAGAACATCACCCGCGCGCCTTCGGCGGCGAAGGCGGCGGCGGTGGCCCGGCCGATGCCCGAGGTCGCGCCGGTGACGAGGACCGTCCGGCGGGCGAACCGGCCGGGGGCGGCGGCGGACGCGGGGGTCGCGGCGAGGCCGAGCGCGGCGGCGCCGGCCGCGAGGACGCCACGCCGTGTGGTCCGGGTCATCTCGTCTCCTTTCGCGAGTGGTTCTAGGAAACTGCGGTTCGTCCCGTCCGGTCCAAGACCTCTCGCTATACGGTGAGCGCATAGATCCGGGGGGACGGGTGGACGTCGACACGCGCGTGCTGCGGTACTTCGTCGCGCTGGCCGAGCAGTTGAACTTCTCGCGGGCCGCCGAGGGCCTGCTGATCTCCCAGCCCGCGCTGAGCCGCCGGATCCGCGCGCTGGAGGACGACCTGCGGACGCCGCTGTTCGTCCGGACCAGCCGGGACGTCGCGCTGACGGCGGCCGGGGCGGCGTTCCTCCCGCGCGCCCGGCGGCTGCTCGCGGACTGGGAGGCGGCGCAGCGGGCCGTCCGCGCGGAGGCGGCGGCCGGGGCGCGGAGCGTGCGGGTCGGCTTCACCGCGTCCGGCGCGGGAACGCTCGCCACCCGCGCGTACACCGCGTTCATGCGGCGGCATCCGGGCTCGTCGGTCGAGCCGAAGCGGTTCGCGTGGGGCGGCGAGGTGGCGGCGCTGCGGGAGGGGCTCGTGGACGTGGCGTTCGTCTGGCTCCCGGCGGACACGACCGGCCTGCACACCGAGATCGTCGCGGTGGAGCGGCGGATGGCCGGGCTGGCGGCGGGGCATCCGCTGGCGGCCCGCAGCGGGGTCTCGATCATGGATCTGGCGGACGAGCCGCTGGTGTGGACGCGCCGCGCGCCCCGCGCGTGGGTCGACTGGTGGGCGGTGAATCCGCGGCCGGACGGGCGGCCGCCGCGCTGGGGGCCGGAGAACGACAACGTCGAGGAGATGCTGGAGCACGTCGCGTCCGGGCTGGCGGTCTGCATCAGCCCGGAGTCGATGAGCCTGCACTACGGACGGCCCGACCTGGTGTGGCGGCCCATCGAGGACATCGCGCCGCTGCGCGTGGCGCTGTGCCGACCGCTGGAGCGGGTGAGCGCGGCCGTCGCCGATTTCACGGCCGTCGTCCGGGATTGCGCGCGGGCCGCCCGGGTAACCGGCGGGCATGAGGCTTCATGACGTGGGAGAGATCAAGGCCGCGCTGAACGACATGCGCTTTCCGGCGTCCAAGGACGACCTGGTCGCGCACGCGAGCCGGGTGGGCGCGGGCGAGCCGCAGGTCAGGGCGCTGCGGGCGCTGCCGCTCGCCGACTACGCCAACCTGGACGAGGTCATGCGCTCGGTGCCGGTCGACCCGGCGCCGGACCTGACGACGACCGAACGGACCGTCCAGCACCGCGAGCACCGGCATCCGAACCTGGCCGAGCACGAGCGCGTCACGCACTCCACGCCGATCGACGAGGAACTCGGCGGGGAGTGAGCGGCTTGCCATAAATCTGGACGATCTGCCAAGGTCACCGGCATGACCAGCGCGCAGCCCCCGGCGGTCGAGCTGGCCGGTGTCGCGAAGACCTACCGTTCCGGGACGGCCGCCGTCCGGGGGCTGGACCTGACGATCCTCGCGGGCGAGTTCTTCTCGCTGCTCGGGCCGTCCGGATGCGGGAAGACGACGACGCTGCGGCTGATCGCCGGGTTCGAGGAGCCGACGGCCGGCGAGGTGCGGCTGCACGGGACGCGCGTGACGGGCGTCCCGGCGCATCGGCGCGACGTGAACACGGTGTTCCAGTCGTACGCGCTGTTCCCGCATCTGAGCGTGTTCGAGAACGTGGCGTTCGGGCTGCGGCGGCGCCGGGTGCCGCGCGGCGAGATCGCGGCGCGCGTGGGCGCGATGCTGGAGACCGTCGAGCTGACGGGGCTGGAGCGGCGCCGTCCGGGCGAGCTGTCGGGCGGGCAGCAGCAGCGGGTGGCGCTGGCCCGCGCGCTGGTCAACCGGCCGCGCGCACTGCTGCTGGACGAACCGCTCGGCGCGCTGGACCTGCGGCTGCGGCAGGCGATGCAGGTCTCGCTGAAGCGGATCCAGCGCGAGGTCGGGCTGACGTTCGTCTACGTGACGCACGACCAGGGCGAGGCGCTGACGATGTCGGACCGGGTCGCCGTGCTGAACGACGGGCGGATCGAGCAGGTCGGGACGCCCCGGGAGGTCTACGAGCGTCCGGCGACGCGGTTCGCGGCGTCGTTCGTCGGGACGTCGAACCTGCTGGCGGGCGAGGTCGCCGCGGTGGCGGCGGGGCGGGCGGTGGTCGTCCACGGCGCCGACGGGCGGATCGAGGTTCCGGTTCGCGACGCGGTCGGTGTCGGGCAGCTTCTGGAGCTGGCCGTCCGGCCGGAGAAGATCTCGCTCGGGCGGACGCGGCCCGGCGGCGGGCTGTGCGGCGTGCGCGGGACGGTCACCGAGGTCGTCTATCTCGGGACGGCCACGAACTACAACGTCACGACGTCGGCCGGCGCGGACGTGGTGGTGTTCCGGCAGAACGCGGCGTCCGCCGACGAGGTGGCCGGGCGGGGCGACGAGGTGTGGCTGTCGTGGGAACCGGACCATTCGTACGCGCTGGGAGCCGTCCGTTGAGCCCTGTTCGCCGCCGCGACGCGCTGCGGCTGGCCGGCGCCGCGCTGGCGTTGTCGGCGTGCGGGGTGAAAGGCCGGGCGGCTTCGACCGACGTCGCGTCGTTCTGGGCCGGGAAACGGCGGACGGGACGGTTGAGCTGGGCGAACTGGCCCGGCTACCTGGAGGACGACCGGGCGACGCTCACCTCTTTCGAGAAGGACACCGGAATCCGGGTCGCGTACCGGGAGGCCATTCAGGAGATGGGGCCGTGGTTCGGCAAGATCCGGGCGCCGCTGGCGGCCGGGCAGTCGATCGGCTTCGACCTGATGGTCATGACGAACGGGATCCAGTTGGAGCAGTGCCGGCGGCTCGGATATCTGGCGCCGCTGGACCTGTCGCGGTTGCCGAACTTCGCCGCGCACGCCGCGCCGGAGTTCCGGAATCCGTCTTATGACCCGGGGAACGCGTTCACCGTCCCGTACGAGTCGGGCATCACGGGGATCGCCTACAACACGAAGTACGTGGACGAGGAGATCACCAGCATCGCTCAGCTCTTCTCGCCGAAGTACCGGGGGCGGGTCGGGATGATGAGCGACGCGCAGGAACTCGGGTCTTTCGGCCTGTTCTCGCTGGGGGTGGATCCGGAGACGTCCCGGCCGCCGGACTGGGAGAAGGCCGCCGCCCGGCTGCGCGAGCAGCGCGACGCCGGGATCGTGCGGAAGTACTACACGCAGGATTACGTCGACGCCGTCAGCAAGGGCGACGTGTGGCTGACGATGGCGTGGTCCGGTGACGTCTACACGCTGACCAGCCCGGACGTGAAGTTCGTGGTGCCGTCCGAGGGCGGGACGCTGTGGACGGACAACCTGTGCATTCCGCGGACCGCCGTCTCTCCCGTGGACGCCCTGACGCTCATGGACTGGCTCTACCTCCCCGCCCACAACGCGCCGCTGACGGAATTCGTCAACTACATCACGCCGGTCGCGGGGGTGCGGGAGATCGTCCGGCGCGACGCGGCACGGGCCGCCGGCCGTGAGCGCGACGACCTGACGCGACTCGGCGCGAGCCCGTTGGTTTTCCCGTCGCCGTCCGACATGGCCCGGCTCCGGCGCTACCGCCGCTTGAGCCCGGACGAGCAATCCCGCTATCTGGGCGTCTTCGAGCCGATCGCCCGGGGTTCGTGATGCCGTTCTCCCGTCGTCTGGCGCCATATCTGCTGGTCCTGCCGGGCGGGTTGTGGCTGGCGGTGTTCTTCGTCGTCCCGGTGGCGATGATGGCGTCGTTGTCGCTCCAGACGGGGAATCTCATCGACGGATTCCGCCAGACTTTCCACTGGCAGAACTACACCGACGGCCTGAGCACGTACGGGGACGCGTTCGTCCGGTCGCTCTGGTACGGCTTCCTGGCGACGATCCTGTGCCTGGCGCTGGCCTACCCGGCCGCCTACTGGATCGCCTTCCGCGCCGGACCCCGCAAATCC
Proteins encoded in this region:
- a CDS encoding L,D-transpeptidase — translated: MRTHRTRPRARAAVILPPVAALALVLGGCGQSPDAATADDRPVSAASPTGKTPETTTYAKIPALARDTGAADGGDGTVVHPTAPRPVYDRPGGRQVAVLPVTELGGPTWVPVVERSGTWSRVLLPSRPDQAAGWISGEDGLRAARSPYTVKVDTARRTLTLEKSGRSVGTWKVAVGAANTPTPAGRTFVLAQLAPAKKSPSPLVIPLGTHSASLDTFGGGPGTVAFHGWPDASVFGKAVSHGCVRVPDAALRELSRVPLGTVVLISG
- a CDS encoding choice-of-anchor P family protein, giving the protein MSSMKARLAQIGLVAAAVGVAAATPAGAAAPAATPGSTAFGLTATGPVSVPPLPLAQSAAATVTRSLARVNPDKLVDVGVLNVKASRGFASSEVAKLKVPSAGLFAEAVTAKCQAGRGTSHVVNALVAGKRLAVSPPPNTTVPFHVDGLGDGSVVLNKQERLPDGRLRVTALSATVPLGGGKAQTLSVASATCGAPAHVVKPVKPVKPVKPVKPHTPKNAAPKPKPVQGDLPVTG
- a CDS encoding ATP-binding protein — encoded protein: MKVVIEMTLPRDAGSAPLARHTIDASLRGLGVEPGVRADIALALGEACANVIQHARASHEYEVRALMDGLRCVVDVIDGGGHGKGAQPWDEAQAPPHAESGRGLQLIRACTEQLDISDRMHRDGAVVHFEKSLVG
- a CDS encoding ferritin-like domain-containing protein, with translation MSDDFVLDVSRIRAEVREKMQEGPITETYGRDSTRVIEVLNDVVATEVVCWLRYTRHAISATGIDRAQVSAEFKEHAKEELDHALRAADRVNQLGGEPAFDPAKLAERAATDYTTPPDGDLDQMLRDNLEAERIVISTYQEIIRWLGDGDPTTRRLMESILEEEEDHADDLVDLLGI
- a CDS encoding nuclear transport factor 2 family protein, whose translation is MADISRATLLRAATVGAAGVAASVAVPRAAEAGEHPNVALIRGYYAAYAAGDLTALRERYFAPGIRWTIPGHHPLAGTKEGVDEVLAFFAELARAGFRAETIFLAADGDWVVDLHRGWSTRPKGLDIMWALAFRVERNRIAEAVNYPGDQHAADAYFWKRYPLADLPGRLAPRA
- a CDS encoding SDR family NAD(P)-dependent oxidoreductase, giving the protein MTRTTRRGVLAAGAAALGLAATPASAAAPGRFARRTVLVTGATSGIGRATAAAFAAEGARVMFCGRRAALGAEVEREIRASGGEAVFHRADVRDESDVRGLVDACVRRYGRIDVAVNNAGIETPRAAPLHEQSAADFDRVWHTNARGVFLSMKYELPHMLRQRGGVIVNTASISAEVGFATIAPYNASKHAVASLTKVAALEYADENIRVNALAPGAVDTPMLRRAAEAFGMTYEQIAAEYPIKRIVRPDEIARVILWLASADASAVVGTDVDASGGYLTA
- a CDS encoding LysR family transcriptional regulator, translated to MDVDTRVLRYFVALAEQLNFSRAAEGLLISQPALSRRIRALEDDLRTPLFVRTSRDVALTAAGAAFLPRARRLLADWEAAQRAVRAEAAAGARSVRVGFTASGAGTLATRAYTAFMRRHPGSSVEPKRFAWGGEVAALREGLVDVAFVWLPADTTGLHTEIVAVERRMAGLAAGHPLAARSGVSIMDLADEPLVWTRRAPRAWVDWWAVNPRPDGRPPRWGPENDNVEEMLEHVASGLAVCISPESMSLHYGRPDLVWRPIEDIAPLRVALCRPLERVSAAVADFTAVVRDCARAARVTGGHEAS
- a CDS encoding DUF2795 domain-containing protein; its protein translation is MGEIKAALNDMRFPASKDDLVAHASRVGAGEPQVRALRALPLADYANLDEVMRSVPVDPAPDLTTTERTVQHREHRHPNLAEHERVTHSTPIDEELGGE
- a CDS encoding ABC transporter ATP-binding protein; amino-acid sequence: MTSAQPPAVELAGVAKTYRSGTAAVRGLDLTILAGEFFSLLGPSGCGKTTTLRLIAGFEEPTAGEVRLHGTRVTGVPAHRRDVNTVFQSYALFPHLSVFENVAFGLRRRRVPRGEIAARVGAMLETVELTGLERRRPGELSGGQQQRVALARALVNRPRALLLDEPLGALDLRLRQAMQVSLKRIQREVGLTFVYVTHDQGEALTMSDRVAVLNDGRIEQVGTPREVYERPATRFAASFVGTSNLLAGEVAAVAAGRAVVVHGADGRIEVPVRDAVGVGQLLELAVRPEKISLGRTRPGGGLCGVRGTVTEVVYLGTATNYNVTTSAGADVVVFRQNAASADEVAGRGDEVWLSWEPDHSYALGAVR
- a CDS encoding polyamine ABC transporter substrate-binding protein, coding for MSPVRRRDALRLAGAALALSACGVKGRAASTDVASFWAGKRRTGRLSWANWPGYLEDDRATLTSFEKDTGIRVAYREAIQEMGPWFGKIRAPLAAGQSIGFDLMVMTNGIQLEQCRRLGYLAPLDLSRLPNFAAHAAPEFRNPSYDPGNAFTVPYESGITGIAYNTKYVDEEITSIAQLFSPKYRGRVGMMSDAQELGSFGLFSLGVDPETSRPPDWEKAAARLREQRDAGIVRKYYTQDYVDAVSKGDVWLTMAWSGDVYTLTSPDVKFVVPSEGGTLWTDNLCIPRTAVSPVDALTLMDWLYLPAHNAPLTEFVNYITPVAGVREIVRRDAARAAGRERDDLTRLGASPLVFPSPSDMARLRRYRRLSPDEQSRYLGVFEPIARGS